In the genome of Lacerta agilis isolate rLacAgi1 chromosome 2, rLacAgi1.pri, whole genome shotgun sequence, one region contains:
- the LOC117042371 gene encoding probable cell wall protein ARB_06477 has translation MDSTTPRSESTTMPETTKPETSPTTVTPTALDIIARTEASSSASTMLESTTPPSESTIPETTTSKTSPSTIITTSLVQGLTQQ, from the exons ATGGATTCCACAACTCCCAGATCTGAATCCACTACAATGCCAGAAACTACCAAGCCCGAAACCTCTCCAACTACAGTTACACCAACCGCTTTAGATA TCATAGCAAGAACTGAAGCTAGCAGTAGTGCTTCAACAATGTTGGAGTCCACAACTCCCCCATCTGAATCCACAATACCTGAAACAACCACTTCCAAAACATCCCCAAGTACCATCATAACAACAAGT CTAGTACAGGGTTTGACTCAACAGTGA